In a genomic window of Azospirillum baldaniorum:
- a CDS encoding alpha/beta fold hydrolase has product MPTPNEAPVTETEWSIRTTKGALYAKSWTPEAAGAVPIILFHDSLGSVDLWRGFPQRLAAETNRRVIAYDRLGFGRSDAHPGQLALDFVATEARDSIPPLCDQLGVTEFVACGHSVGGGMAVETAARFPERCRALVTIAAQAFVEERTLAGIRNAKRDFQDPANVARLARYHGDKARWVLDAWTETWLSPAFADWTLDRALAAVRCPVLALHGDRDEYGSAAHPERIVAGRGAARLLPDTGHVPHREQEALVLDAIRSFLDGL; this is encoded by the coding sequence ATGCCGACGCCAAACGAAGCCCCCGTGACCGAAACGGAATGGTCGATCCGGACCACGAAGGGAGCCCTCTACGCGAAGAGCTGGACTCCGGAAGCCGCCGGCGCCGTGCCGATCATCCTCTTCCACGACTCCCTCGGCAGCGTGGATTTGTGGCGCGGCTTCCCGCAGCGGCTGGCGGCCGAGACGAACCGCCGCGTCATCGCTTACGACCGGCTCGGCTTCGGGCGTTCGGACGCCCATCCGGGGCAGCTCGCCCTGGATTTCGTCGCCACGGAGGCGCGAGACAGCATCCCGCCGCTGTGCGACCAGCTCGGCGTGACGGAGTTCGTCGCCTGTGGCCACAGTGTCGGGGGCGGCATGGCCGTCGAGACGGCGGCGCGTTTTCCCGAGCGCTGCCGCGCCCTCGTGACCATCGCCGCACAAGCCTTCGTGGAAGAGAGAACCCTCGCCGGCATCCGCAACGCCAAGCGCGACTTCCAGGACCCCGCCAACGTCGCGCGTCTGGCGCGGTATCACGGCGACAAGGCGCGCTGGGTCCTGGACGCCTGGACGGAGACGTGGCTGTCGCCCGCTTTCGCCGACTGGACCCTGGACCGTGCCCTGGCGGCGGTGCGCTGCCCGGTTCTGGCCCTGCACGGCGACCGCGACGAGTACGGCTCCGCCGCCCACCCCGAACGCATTGTGGCCGGGCGGGGAGCCGCGAGGCTGCTCCCCGACACCGGCCATGTGCCGCACCGCGAACAGGAAGCGCTCGTCCTCGACGCGATCCGGAGCTTTCTGGACGGACTTTGA
- the kduD gene encoding 2-dehydro-3-deoxy-D-gluconate 5-dehydrogenase KduD, whose protein sequence is MAQAHPFDLTGKVALVTGAHTGIGQGIAVALAQAGADIAAVDVVPLDETKSLVEAAGRKFHGMSADLTSIAPVQGLVEEVVGTFGGLDILVNNAGLIRRADAVDFTEADWDLVMNINIKTVFFLCQAFGRYAIGQGRKGKIINIASMLSFQGGIRVPSYTASKSGVAGITRLLANEWAGKGINVNAIAPGYVATNNTAAIRADEQRSAEILGRIPAGRWSVPSDMGGPAVFLASDASDYIHGTVLPVDGGWLAR, encoded by the coding sequence ATGGCACAGGCACACCCCTTCGATCTCACCGGCAAGGTCGCCCTGGTGACCGGCGCCCACACCGGCATCGGCCAGGGCATCGCCGTGGCGCTGGCCCAGGCCGGCGCCGACATCGCCGCCGTTGACGTGGTGCCGCTGGACGAAACCAAGTCCCTGGTGGAGGCCGCCGGCCGCAAATTCCACGGTATGTCCGCCGACCTGACCAGCATCGCCCCGGTGCAGGGTCTGGTGGAGGAGGTGGTGGGCACCTTCGGCGGGCTGGACATCCTGGTGAACAACGCCGGTCTGATCCGCCGCGCCGACGCCGTTGACTTCACCGAGGCCGACTGGGACCTCGTGATGAACATCAACATCAAGACGGTGTTCTTCCTCTGCCAAGCCTTCGGCCGCTACGCCATCGGCCAGGGCCGCAAGGGCAAGATCATCAACATCGCGTCCATGCTGTCCTTCCAGGGCGGCATCCGCGTGCCCTCCTACACCGCCTCCAAGAGTGGCGTGGCCGGCATCACCCGGCTGCTCGCCAACGAATGGGCGGGCAAGGGCATCAACGTGAACGCCATCGCGCCGGGCTACGTCGCCACCAACAACACGGCGGCGATCCGCGCCGACGAGCAGCGCAGCGCGGAGATCCTGGGCCGCATTCCGGCGGGTCGCTGGAGCGTTCCCTCCGACATGGGCGGCCCGGCGGTGTTCCTGGCCTCCGACGCGTCGGACTACATCCACGGCACGGTTCTGCCGGTGGACGGGGGCTGGCTCGCCCGCTGA
- the kduI gene encoding 5-dehydro-4-deoxy-D-glucuronate isomerase has translation MKITVRHASHQDDVRNYDTTKLRDHFLVPSVFEADDIVLTYSHIDRFVVGGAMPVSGPLKLESAKAIGSANFLDRRELGAVNVGGPGRITVDGAVFELAPRDCLYITMGSLDVRFESLDPTNPAKFYLNSAPAHARFETMKISIAQAKAVHMGDPAQSNERTIYQMIHPDVCRTAQLVLGMTVLKPNNMWNTMPCHTHDRRCEVYFYFDLPEPARVFHFMGEPSETRHVVVANEQAVISPSWSIHSGVGTRNYTFIWAMAGDNQDFTDMDFIPMEDLR, from the coding sequence ATGAAGATCACCGTCCGCCACGCGTCACACCAGGATGACGTCCGCAACTACGACACCACCAAGCTGCGCGACCATTTCCTTGTCCCGTCCGTCTTCGAGGCGGACGACATCGTCCTCACTTACAGCCACATCGACCGCTTCGTGGTCGGCGGCGCCATGCCGGTGTCCGGCCCGCTGAAGCTGGAATCGGCCAAGGCCATCGGCTCGGCCAACTTCCTCGACCGGCGCGAGCTGGGCGCCGTCAACGTCGGTGGCCCGGGGCGCATCACGGTGGACGGCGCGGTGTTCGAGCTGGCCCCGCGGGACTGCCTCTACATCACCATGGGCAGCCTGGACGTCCGTTTCGAGAGCCTGGACCCGACCAACCCGGCGAAGTTCTACCTGAACAGTGCCCCGGCCCACGCCCGCTTCGAGACGATGAAGATCTCCATCGCGCAGGCCAAGGCCGTGCACATGGGCGATCCCGCCCAGTCGAACGAGCGCACCATCTATCAGATGATCCACCCGGACGTCTGCCGCACCGCGCAGCTCGTGCTCGGCATGACCGTGCTGAAGCCGAACAACATGTGGAACACGATGCCGTGCCACACGCACGACCGCCGCTGCGAGGTCTATTTCTACTTCGACCTGCCGGAGCCGGCCCGTGTCTTCCACTTCATGGGCGAGCCGTCCGAGACGCGCCACGTCGTCGTCGCCAACGAGCAGGCGGTGATCTCGCCGAGCTGGTCGATCCATTCCGGCGTCGGCACGCGCAACTACACCTTCATCTGGGCCATGGCCGGCGACAACCAGGACTTCACCGACATGGACTTCATCCCTATGGAAGACCTGCGCTGA
- a CDS encoding GntR family transcriptional regulator, with the protein MDMPTTPTPDASNDRPATQRSAVKPSRGPARGASTMAAIHRSLRAEIVEMRRNPGEPIVEKHIAEAFGVSRTPVREALQRLADEGLIEIFPQVGTFVARIPVNALPEAIVIRTSLEGTAVRYAAQRATGSQIAGLRANLLLQQETVEDGDLNAFHEADERFHALIAEIAGYPGLWSMAQQVKVQVDRYRRLTLPEPGRLTHVLAEHAAIVDAIADADPALAADRMAVHLDGLLTSIPQAQGANPFFFTGP; encoded by the coding sequence ATGGACATGCCGACCACCCCGACGCCCGACGCCAGCAACGACCGCCCCGCCACTCAGCGGAGCGCGGTAAAGCCCTCCCGCGGGCCGGCGCGGGGCGCCTCCACCATGGCGGCGATCCACCGGTCGCTGCGCGCCGAGATCGTGGAGATGCGCCGCAATCCGGGCGAGCCCATCGTCGAGAAGCACATCGCCGAAGCCTTCGGCGTCAGCCGCACCCCGGTGCGCGAGGCGCTGCAGCGGCTGGCCGACGAGGGGCTGATCGAGATCTTCCCGCAGGTCGGCACCTTCGTCGCCCGCATCCCGGTGAACGCCCTGCCCGAGGCCATCGTCATCCGCACCTCGCTGGAGGGCACCGCCGTCCGCTACGCGGCGCAGCGCGCCACCGGCAGCCAGATCGCCGGCCTGCGCGCCAATCTGCTGCTCCAGCAGGAGACGGTGGAGGACGGCGACCTCAACGCCTTCCACGAGGCCGACGAGCGGTTCCACGCCCTGATCGCCGAGATCGCCGGCTATCCCGGTCTGTGGAGCATGGCGCAGCAGGTGAAGGTGCAGGTGGACCGCTACCGCCGCCTGACCCTGCCGGAGCCGGGGCGTCTCACCCATGTGCTGGCCGAGCACGCGGCGATCGTGGACGCCATCGCCGACGCCGACCCGGCGCTGGCCGCCGACCGCATGGCCGTCCACCTCGACGGTCTGCTGACCTCGATCCCCCAGGCCCAGGGGGCGAACCCGTTCTTCTTCACCGGTCCCTGA
- the kdgT gene encoding 2-keto-3-deoxygluconate transporter, with translation MNIKSRIDRIPGGMMILPLFLGACLNTFAPNTGKFFGSFTNGLITGTLPILSVWFFCIGASISLKATPLVLRKSGVLVTVKILTAATMGIVASWFIPHEGVSSGFFTGLSVLAIIAAMNDTNGGMYMALMQQYGTKEESGAFCLMCLESGPFMTMATLGLAGLAAFPWQTMVGALLPFLIGFALGNLDQDFRKFFGQAVPVMVPFFAFALGNNLNFAVILNTGLLGIVLGLSVIAITGFTLVVADILLAKGNGTAGIGAASTAGAAVTVPPIIASIEPSFAPSAPAATALVATSVVVTSLLTPILTAWWARRFGVLSPRYLAAQKAAQENTEAQPLPVQPAPAE, from the coding sequence ATGAACATCAAATCCAGGATCGACCGCATTCCCGGCGGGATGATGATCCTTCCCCTGTTCCTCGGCGCCTGCCTGAACACCTTCGCGCCGAACACGGGCAAGTTCTTCGGGTCCTTCACCAACGGCCTGATCACCGGCACCTTGCCGATCCTCTCCGTCTGGTTCTTCTGCATCGGCGCCAGCATCAGCCTGAAGGCCACCCCGCTGGTCCTGCGCAAGAGCGGCGTGCTCGTCACCGTGAAGATCCTCACCGCCGCCACCATGGGCATCGTCGCCTCCTGGTTCATCCCGCACGAGGGCGTCTCGTCGGGCTTCTTCACCGGCCTGTCGGTGCTGGCGATCATCGCCGCCATGAACGACACCAACGGCGGCATGTACATGGCGCTGATGCAGCAGTACGGCACCAAGGAGGAATCCGGCGCCTTCTGCCTGATGTGCCTGGAATCCGGCCCCTTCATGACGATGGCGACGCTGGGTCTGGCCGGTCTGGCCGCCTTCCCCTGGCAGACCATGGTCGGCGCGCTGCTGCCCTTCCTGATCGGCTTCGCGCTCGGCAACCTGGACCAGGACTTCCGCAAATTCTTCGGCCAGGCCGTGCCGGTGATGGTGCCCTTCTTCGCCTTCGCGCTCGGCAACAACCTGAACTTCGCGGTCATCCTGAACACCGGCCTGCTCGGCATCGTCCTCGGCCTCTCGGTCATCGCCATCACCGGCTTCACGCTGGTCGTCGCCGACATCCTGCTCGCCAAAGGCAACGGCACCGCCGGCATCGGCGCCGCCTCCACCGCCGGTGCGGCCGTGACCGTCCCGCCGATCATCGCCTCCATCGAGCCGAGCTTCGCCCCGAGCGCCCCGGCCGCCACCGCCCTGGTTGCCACCAGCGTCGTCGTCACCTCGCTGTTGACCCCGATCCTGACCGCTTGGTGGGCCCGCCGGTTCGGCGTCCTCTCCCCGCGCTATCTGGCCGCCCAGAAGGCCGCCCAAGAGAACACCGAAGCGCAACCCCTGCCGGTCCAGCCCGCCCCCGCCGAGTGA